Proteins encoded in a region of the Fusarium falciforme chromosome 6, complete sequence genome:
- a CDS encoding DUF2235 domain-containing protein, with translation MPYMENTEASEPKKLILCFDGTGNTFSGSNADTNVVKILSKLDRNHPNQYHYYQTGIGTYDIGETSVNKTYFGEMKSSISQTLDQGFGMTFDAHVIAGYRFLMRYYESGAKIYIFGFSRGAFTAKFLARMVNKVGLLCKGNEEMVPFAFRLYQRYLAGDIQDRVDAQGRCEEDHGDTDTGSDADPLLAGNTKVHRSHTTEVALNEITAFSQTFCRKEKAKPCDDDDDGDDDQEEDQNIKVFFLGIWDCVNSVAVLERKTPVPVPVTGTARYVRHAVAVDERRVKFKPALLAQDIRVSKHNHDDEDIKEVWFAGCHGDVGGGWPSTEDNPLDNNKAGDMSFWQRVKNFWTSRKAKEPSKNINDDRLQMSDIPLAWMIREVELVGQKEPEAAVKWCDSLEKFKAHINDKENKEQALKGFMHDSLAFGYGTGFFKVLMWKFMEYLPFITRWELEQAGWVNVRFPLNKGAARDIPQKAVLHASLVKRLREDPEYWPTNNHGSDTAPCLKRSSDEVQFQEHREKNKKDEWIKVVESDPDHQTYDIVHIVQ, from the exons ATGCCTTACATGGAGAATACCGAGGCTTCAgagcccaagaagctcattcTCTGCTTCGATGGCACGGGAAACACCTTTAGTGGTTCCAATGCCGACACCAATGTTGTCAAGATCCTCAGCAAGTTGGATCGCAATCACCCGAACCAATACCATTACTACCAGA CCGGTATTGGCACATATGACATCGGCGAGACATCCGTCAACAAGACGTACTTTGGGGAGATGAAGAGCTCCATCTCACAGACCCTCGACCAGGGATTCGGTATGACGTTTGACGCCCATGTCATTGCCGGGTACCGCTTCTTGATGCGTTACTACGAATCT GGCGCCAAGATTTACATCTTTGGCTTTAGCCGCGGCGCCTTTACGGCAAAGTTCCTGGCGCGCATGGTCAACAAGGTCGGCCTGCTGTGCAAGGGCAATGAGGAGATGGTCCCCTTTGCGTTCCGTCTCTACCAGCGTTACCTTGCTGGTGACATCCAGGACCGTGTCGATGCACAGGGGAGGTGTGAGGAGGACCACGGTGACACAGACACAGGGTCGGACGCCGATCCCCTGCTCGCCGGTAACACCAAGGTGCACAGAAGTCACACCACTGAGGTTGCCTTGAATGAGATCACGGCCTTTAGTCAGACCTTTTGTCgcaaggaaaaggccaaaccctgcgatgatgatgatgatggcgacgatgatcAGGAAGAGGACCAGAACATCaaggtcttcttccttggcatCTGGGACTGCGTCAACTCTGTCGCTGTCCTCGAGCGCAAGACTCCAGTCCCAGTTCCCGTCACAGGCACCGCTCGCTATGTGCGTCacgccgtcgccgtcgatgaGCGACGTGTCAAGTTCAAGCCAGCTCTCTTGGCCCAAGACATCCGCGTGTCCAAGCACAAccatgacgacgaggacatcAAGGAGGTCTGGTTTGCTGGCTGCCACGGTGATGTGGGTGGCGGTTGGCCCTCAACTGAGGACAACCCCCTTGATAATAACAAGGCGGGCGACATGTCCTTCTGGCAGCGCGTCAAGAACTTCTGGACCTctcgcaaggccaaggagcctAGCAAGAACATTAACGACGACCGCCTACAGATGAGCGATATCCCCCTCGCCTGGATGATCCGCGAGGTTGAGCTCGTGGGTCAGAAAGAGCCCGAGGCCGCCGTCAAGTGGTGCGACAGCCTGGAAAAGTTCAAGGCGCACATCAAcgacaaggagaacaaggagcAGGCCCTCAAGGGGTTCATGCATGACTCACTTGCTTTCGGCTACGGTACTGGCTTCTTCAAGGTCTTGATGTGGAAGTTTATGG AATACCTCCCCTTCATCACCCGTTGGGAGCTGGAGCAAGCGGGCTGGGTCAACGTCCGCTTCCCCCTCAACAAGGGCGCGGCGCGAGACATTCCCCAAAAGGCAGTCCTCCACGCCTCGCTGGTCAAGCGTCTAAGGGAAGACCCCGAGTACTGGCCCACCAACAACCATGGCTCAGACACAGCCCCCTGCCTCAAGCGTAGCAGCGATGAGGTTCAGTTCCAGGAGCACCgagagaagaacaagaaggacGAGTGGATCAAGGTGGTGGAGAGTGACCCTGACCATCAGACGTATGACATTGTGCATATTGTCCAGTGA
- a CDS encoding Translation factor GUF1, mitochondrial, with product MSLAWSAGRAWSRQCLSQARRPWPAQLLLSRIPFRAYAAPPAAAKTPPSELEARIAAIPIERYRNFCIVAHIDHGKSTLSDRLLEYTGTISASDANKQILDKLDVERERGITVKAQTCTMIHNHEGEDYLLHLVDTPGHVDFRAEVTRSYASCGGALLLVDATQGIQAQTVSNFHLAFAQDLALVPVVNKIDMPAADIPRVLEQMQNSFELDPKEAIMLSAKTGKGVPNVLPAVIERIPHPVGDENKPLKMLLVDSWYDNFRGVVLLVRLFDGTIKTGDNVISLGTGMKYTVGQVGIQYPHATPQKVLRAGQVGYVYFNPGMKKIQDAKLGDTFTFVGAEDEVEPCPGFEEPKPMVFVAAFPTDQSDYSRLADSINQLVLNDRSVTLQKDFSEALGSGWRLGFLGSLHCSVFQDRLRQEHGKSVILTEPTVPSKIIWPDGSEEIVQNPALFPDVSHPRIRGAQLFEPFVTATITMPEEYLGRVIELCEANRGEQKSLEFFHTTQVILQYEIPAAQLVDDLFGKLKSATKGYATLDYEDSGWRQSNLVKLQLLVNRQPVDAICRVVHSSQVDRLGRQWVTKFKEHVDRQHFEVVIQATAGNRIVARETIKPFRKDVLAKLHAADVSRRRKLLEKQKEGRKRLRAVGNVVIDQSAFQSFMSR from the exons ATGAGCCTGGCTTGGAGCGCTGGCCGCGCCTGGAGTCGGCAATGTCTCTCGCAAGCTAGACGGCCGTGGCCtgcccagctcctcctctcgcGAATACCGTTCCGAGCGTACGCTGCTCCCCCCGCCGCAGCAAAGACTCCGCCGTCTGAGCTCGAGGCTCGCATCGCTGCCATCCCGATCGAGCGGTATCGAAACTTTTGCATCGTTGCGCATATTGACCATGGCAAGAGTACCCTGAGCGATCGGTTGTTGGAGTATACGGGCACGATATCGGCTAGCGATGCGAATAAGCAGATTCTGGATAAGCTTGATGTGGAGAGGGAGCGTGGTATCACTGTCAAGGCGCAGACTTGTACCATGATTCATAAccacgagggcgaggactACCTTTTACATCTTGTCGATACCCCCGGCCACGTCGATTTCCGCGCCGAAGTTACTCGATCGTATGCCAGTTGCGGTGGTGCCTTGTTGCTTGTCGATGCGACGCAGGGTATCCAGGCGCAGACGGTGTCCAACTTCCACCTTGCGTTTGCCCAGGACCTCGCCCTGGTTCCTGTCGTCAACAAGATCGATATGCCGGCTGCAGATATACCCCGTGTACTTGAGCAGATGCAGAACAGCTTCGAATTGGACCCCAAAGAGGCTATCATGTTGAGCGCAAAGACGGGCAAGGGTGTGCCGAATGTACTGCCTGCTGTCATTGAGCGGATCCCCCATCCTGTGGGTGACGAGAACAAGCCATTGAAGATGCTGCTGGTGGACTCCTGGTACGACAACTTCCGGGGCGTCGTCTTGCTGGTGAGACTCTTTGACGGTACCATCAAGACTGGCGACAACGTTATATCTCTTGGTACTGGCATGAAGTACACAGTCGGCCAAGTGGGCATCCAATATCCTCACGCCACGCCGCAAAAGGTCCTCCGCGCTGGTCAAGTCGGATACGTCTACTTCAACCCCGGCATGAAGAAGATCCAAGACGCCAAGCTCGGCGACACCTTTACCTTTGTCGGCGCCGAAGACGAGGTCGAGCCCTGTCCGGGTTTTgaggagcccaagcccaTGGTGTTTGTCGCTGCATTCCCTACGGATCAGAGCGACTACAGTCGACTGGCGGACAGTATCAACCAGCTCGTTCTCAACGACCGTAGTGTCACGTTGCAGAAGGACTTTTCTGAGGCGTTGGGATCGGGTTGGCGTTTGGGATTTCTGGGAAGCTTGCATTGCTCCGTGTTTCAGGACCGTCTGAGACAGGAACATGGGAAGAGCGTCATCCTCACGGAACCGACTGTGCCGTCCAAGATCATCTGGCCTGATGGGTCTGAGGAGATTGTGCAGAATCCAGCCTTGTTCCCTGATGTGAGCCATCCACGCATCAGGGGTGCTCAGCTGTTTGAACC TTTTGTCACGGCTACTATTACAATGCCCGAGGAGTATCTCGGTCGAGTTATTGAGCTGTGCGAGGCCAATCGTGGAGAACAAAAGAGTCTCGAGTTCTTTCACACGACGCAGGTCATTCTGCAGTATGAGATTCCGGCAGCTCAACTAGTTGATGATCTTTTTGGAAAGCTCAAGAGTGCAAC CAAGGGATATGCTACTCTAGATTATGAGGATTCGGGCTGGCGACAAAGTAACCTGGTcaagcttcagcttcttgtCAACAGGCAGCCAGTTGATGCTATCTGCCGAGTTGTGCACTCATCGCAGGTTGACCGTCTTGGACGCCAGTGGGTGACCAAGTTCAAGGAGCATGTTGACCGTCAGCATTTCG AGGTCGTCATCCAAGCCACAGCCGGAAACAGAATCGTGGCGAGAGAAACAATCAAGCCCTTCCGCAAGGACGTGCTCGCCAAGCTCCATGCTGCTGATGTCTCCCGAAGACGGAAGCTGCTGGAGAAGCAAAAGGAGGGTAGAAAGAGGTTGCGTGCTGTGGGAAATGTCGTCATTGACCAGTCGGCATTCCAGAGCTTCATGTCTAGATGA
- a CDS encoding Linoleate 8R-lipoxygenase — translation MSFNEKFQAGESYGDAKTGSTGLLDDPVKLATDIIKEYAGIRTQASIPELAELIKELTIEKGKPLDDKKGTTELLIGILTSLPRTSKARTQLTNKLIDTLWGNLQHPPLSYVGGDVKYEVVNSNEPAHKHNCELYDTIEFKAPDSDVILREQVPQAPDGLHQYRMPDGSFNNILEPNLGRAGTPYAKSVRSEKRLHGVKPDPGLLFDLLLARDDKNFTENPAGISSMLFYHAAIIIHDIFRTSRTDPNKSDTSSYLDLAPLYGSSLKDQLEIRTMKEGKLKPDTFHEKRLLGQPAGVNVMLVLYSRFHNYVADILLKINENGRFTLQCPANASAEDKAKAVAKQDHDLFNVARLITGGLYINICLHDYLRAITNTHHSKSDWTLDPRVAIDKQFDGEGVPRGVGNQVSVEFNLLYRFHSCISKRDEHWINNFFLKLFPGRKAEDLQDVSWDELGQALFNFERSIPKDPSVRTFDGLERQENGTFKDEDLVRILKDAMEDPAGTFGARMVPKALKVVEVLGIIQGRKWQVASLNEFREFFGLKRYDQFSEINSNPEIANILEKLYTDPDMVELYPGLMIEDIKPARNPGSGIMPTYSVGRAVLSDAVTLVRSDRFNTIDYTVSNLTAWGYNEVQQDYKTLGGSMLYKLIQRGVPNWFPFNSVAVMQPMYTKKANIAIAKEIGTYDQFTEADPKPPAKPIVVTTNEAVKKTLGNPKQFVVPWLQPLNTLFPGKKDYSWFMLAGDEAKNFKHRADFQKAMGKIPNLHAAVHNMIERVGAKLIEKETFKLKAGLEQIDIIRDVAIPLNTQLLADFFYFDLRTDENPDGTLGVAELYRHLLNIRIWGVNNNDPGQAWNRRRWAQEGVTAVYNSTKKLVDEAVLGRGMGLGIASAISSKVGRKSYLKKDSLRSCGLKLVEELLAQGNNADQVTDNLWLTAFGGIGVPVTSFYEVLAFFLRPENAAIWAEVQAIAQKGDDATLHAYVAEAQRLTSSQRNVRIATAPTELEGKPVPPGTPVVMMLGMAGRNGKEVPDADKFDARRKTDAVTAFSYGQHECLAKDVALAFVTGLIKLAADLKQLRPAPGQMGEVKTIQVGTEKAYLNDSWSYLGFDASTWKLHFDGHGKGTFEGDRVPTATTPLQQYYYMLQKRKEEILGF, via the exons ATGTCGTTCAACGAAAAGTTTCAGGCTGGAGAGTCGTACGGTGACGCCAAGACGGGCTCAACTGGCCTCTTGGATGATCCCGTCAAGCTCGCCACAGATATCATCAAGGAATATGCTGGTATCCGAACCCAGGCCTCCATCCCAGAGCTCGCcgagctcatcaaggagctAACGATCGAGAAGGGAAAGCCTCTAGATGACAAGAAGGG AACTACAGAGCTCCTCATCGGAATCCTTACCTCCCTCCCCCGTACCTCCAAGGCGAGGACCCAGCTCACCAACAAGCTCATCGACACCCTCTGGGGCAACCTCCAGCACCCACCCCTGAGCTACGTTGGCGGTGACGTCAAGTACGAGGTGGTCAACTCGAACGAGCCCGCACACAAGCACAACTGTGAGCTCTACGATACCATCGAGTTCAAGGCCCCAGACAGCGATGTCATCCTGCGGGAGCAGGTCCCTCAGGCTCCTGATGGCCTTCACCAGTACCGTATGCCTGATGGTAGCTTCAACAACATCCTTGAGCCCAACCTGGGTCGTGCTGGCACACCCTACGCCAAGTCAGTCAGGTCTGAGAAGCGCCTTCATGGTGTCAAGCCTGATCCTGGTCTGCTCTtcgaccttcttcttgctcgtGATGACAAGAACTTCACCGAGAACCCGGCTGGTATCTCCTCCATGCTCTTCTACcatgccgccatcatcatccacgaTATCTTCCGCACTAGCCGGACAGACCCTAACAAGTCTGATACCTCATCGTATCTCGACTTGGCCCCCTTGTATGGTTCGTCCCTCAAGGACCAACTTGAGATCCGTACCATGAAGGAGGGTAAGCTGAAGCCCGATACCTTCCATGAGAAGCGTCTTCTCGGACAGCCTGCTGGTGTCAATGTCATGCTGGTCCTCTACAGCCGTTTCCACAACTATGTTGCCGATATCTTGCTCAAGATCAACGAGAACGGCCGGTTCACTCTACAATGCCCCGCCAATGCCTCGGCagaggacaaggccaaggctgttgCCAAGCAGGACCACGACCTCTTCAACGTGGCCCGCCTCATCACTGGCGGACTGTACATCAACATCTGCCTCCACGACTACCTAcgagccatcaccaacacccaCCACTCCAAGAGTGACTGGACCCTGGACCCCCGAGTTGCCATTGACAAGCAATTCGATGGTGAAGGTGTCCCCCGTGGCGTTGGCAACCAAGTCAGTGTCGAGTTCAACCTCCTGTACCGATTCCATTCGTGCATCTCCAAGAGAGATGAGCACTGGATCAACAACTTCTTCCTTAAGCTCTTCCCCGGTCGTAAGGCCGAAGACCTCCAGGATGTCAGCTGGGACGAGCTCGGACAGGCCCTCTTCAACTTTGAGCGCAGCATCCCCAAGGACCCCAGCGTCCGCACCtttgatggccttgagcgTCAGGAGAACGGCACCttcaaggatgaggaccTTGTTCGTATCCTCAAGGACGCCATGGAAGATCCTGCTGGTACCTTTGGTGCCCGCATGGTCCCCAAGGCACTCAAGGTGGTCGAGGTCCTGGGTATTATCCAGGGCCGCAAGTGGCAGGTTGCCTCTCTTAACGAGTTCCGAGAGTTCTTTGGACTTAAGCGGTACGATCAGTTCAGCGAGATCAACTCGAACCCTGAGATTGCCAACATCCTCGAGAAGTTGTACACAGACCCTGACATGGTTGAGCTCTACCCTGGTCTGATGATTGAGGACATCAAGCCTGCTCGCAACCCAGGCAGCGGCATCATGCCCACATACTCTGTTGGCCGAGCCGTGCTGTCTGATGCTGTCACACTTGTCCGCTCAGACAGattcaacaccatcgactACACAGTCTCCAACCTGACAGCCTGGGGTTACAATGAGGTTCAGCAGGACTACAAGACACTTGGTGGCTCGATGCTGTACAAGCTCATCCAGCGTGGTGTCCCCAACTGGTTCCCCTTCAACTCGGTTGCCGTCATGCAGCCTATGTacaccaagaaggccaacattgccatcgccaaggagattggcACCTACGACCAGTTCACTGAGGCCGACCCCAAGCCCCCTGCCAAGCCCATTGTCGTCACGACCAACGAGGCCGTTAAGAAGACTCTCGGCAACCCCAAGCAGTTTGTCGTGCCGTGGCTCCAGCCCCTCAACACTCTGTTCCCTGGCAAGAAGGACTACAGCTGGTTCATGCTTGCGGGTGATGAGGCCAAGAATTTCAAGCACCGTGCCGACTTCCAAAAGGCCATGGGCAAGATTCCCAACCTTCACGCTGCTGTGCACAACATGATTGAGCGCGTGGGTGCCAAGCTCATTGAGAAGGAGAccttcaagctcaaggctggCCTCGAGCAAATTGACATCATCCGCGATGTTGCCATCCCTCTCAACACACAGCTTCTGGCTGACTTTTTCTACTTTGACTTGCGGACTGATGAGAACCCTGACGGAACTCTTGGCGTTGCCGAGCTGTACCGACATCTGCTCAACATCCGCATCTGGGGCGTCAACAACAACGACCCCGGCCAGGCATGGAACCGTCGCCGCTGGGCCCAGGAGGGTGTCACTGCCGTCTACAACTCGACCAAGAAGCTCGTCGATGAGGCTGTCCTCGGCCGCGGCATGGGACTGGGCATCGCTTCAGCCATCTCGAGCAAGGTTGGCCGCAAGTCGTACCTCAAGAAGGACTCTCTGCGCTCCTGCGGCCTGAAGCTCGTTGAGGAGCTGTTGGCTCAGGGCAACAACGCCGACCAGGTCACAGACAACCTGTGGCTCACTGCCTTTGGTGGTATTGGTGTGCCGGTTACTTCA TTCTACGAGGTTCTCGCATTCTTCCTGCGCCCCGAGAATGCTGCCATCTGGGCTGAGGTCCAGGCTATTGCCCAGAAGGGCGATGATGCCACCCTCCACGCCTACGTCGCCGAGGCTCAGCGTCTGACGAGCTCTCAGCGAAACGTGCGCATTGCCACGGCGCCAACGGAGCTCGAGGGAAAGCCTGTTCCGCCCGGCACCCCTGTTGTCATGATGCTT GGCATGGCTGGCCGCAACGGCAAGGAGGTTCCCGACGCCGACAAGTTCGACGCTCGTCGCAAGACGGATGCCGTGACAGCCTTTAGCTATGGGCAGCACGAGTGCCTGGCCAAGGATGTGGCCCTTGCTTTTGTCACCGGCCTCATTAAGCTGGCGGCTGACCTTAAGCAACTCCGACCTGCACCAGGCCAGATGGGCGAGGTCAAGACAATCCAAGTCGGCACCGAGAAGGCCTACCTCAACGACAGCTGGTCGTACCTTGGCTTTGATGCCAGCA CCTGGAAGCTTCACTTCGACGGCCATGGAAAGGGTACCTTTGAGGGTGACAGAGTCCCTACAGCGACGACGCCTCTGCAGCAGTACTACTACATGCTtcagaagcgcaaggaggaGATCCTTGGTTTCTAA
- a CDS encoding MIT domain-containing protein encodes MPDGQISSSHSRHHQSTASTSSRSSVAVAAVAVAISPSWLRSSTSTNTDSRHQHQHRQYHDPSRPAPSFSPSSLNAQPHVPATARLPRTSSLLPPPQITPSSRSSPHEQSNHLSPISAGHEVPHNAAESSWLLNRWSTSTVSSRASAAPHRAPASRFGSRSSIDATSPSSRSSPSSKPSPRKLQKNRRPSASSVNADVSVPKPPEQSTQLPQALPPIVTLSPLEPPALSELLAVKSKGTGPGSPEPGRSTIARESQSLISPGTTDSPIQSVTLTPASARSMASYRPTMPYDQDHEAYAPHRGHSRSRSGKSSHDKGRGPKPPSQKAMLSRALQKANTAVQLDNAQNFEGAREAYAEACDLLQQVLQKTTADEDKRKLEAIRRTYTSRIEELDQMTPWQPEEESKALPARPESLAQHSESESVLNLDEDDDNDATLFETSTITRVIRDDSRSPQPPYPAYSPPQQEDGGYRRRSIQKPKPIVTTLTPEPGLLQSSFSRSPIRLRTPDHLLLQRSADPYMPAPLSPRRPLSPVKPEADEMDEPIRSDFSMAPDAPVNPPVANAVPQTHFRDDSLNSWLDPIDESGGSTSSSVHSRTSSLGFRRKHIRAVSGETEAEFDTALDAAIEAAYDDGYEPMSPMDYGRRVSAEASEEAVVNALRKVELARQRVREMEEEEYGMALEMGRRAQQQQQQQQQQQQQQSLPSDNHGMSQDFYDDNSSDDEERILEEITRDYGLGPYVASQRQPSVPRESDSSGVTSRTWHSSQGSNPPTAATSLSTVTELPPAFTNISQAPAAPPPTQSLPELPQRPGSSAQSVRNRRMSGQNAKQLKIETSKLVAPLQNHPEDLAQAKSAPMDGQESHFPADTGMRVTSAPHRPSSPPLFEASPTDVSATKPTPSPFGQLGQAEGDESVPAQHTGSPSATRLRKNFSSSSLRSMKSRNMSVTNLEEGSDMSPGTPGSNPFGSLHAPSVPALPTPLTTTFRERSDTNAAGLSLFDDHFYSPTSPGSPNELYPDPPVPLEPCPTDFMLRPFWLMRCLYQTLAHPRGGYLSHKLFVPRDVWRVKGVKLKNIEEKVANCDFLTAALLKIERVDTCDADAVLEEMQSLEGILEQVQTALSRKLGNEVGVQSSGTLFKDATNGDDSAAPGVPRSSSVSGKSSFSWRRLRSKNSAVGLGGSYTSRLVATDTGKDVPSIASLPMTPNPTSRPAKRDLTQAQFTGPNAMYMSSLARLFDAAQAIDQIARQVEDPGLRHADKTQVGLELCTRHAAEFFGFYVCRFVLADLGLLLDKFIKRGSEWVLT; translated from the exons ATGCCCGACGGCCAGATCTCGTCTTCTCACTCTCGCCATCACCAGTCCACCGCGTCAACGTCCTCCCGCTCATCTGTTGCCGTGGCTGCAGTTGCTGTCGCAATCTCGCCGTCGTGGCTTCGATCTTCCACCTCCACAAACACTGACTCGCGacaccagcatcagcatcggcAATATCACGACCCCTCGAGGCCCGCGCCCTCGttctcgccctcctcgctAAACGCGCAGCCTCACGTACCCGCGACTGCACGCCTTCCCCGGACTTCGTCGCTTCTCCCGCCGCCTCAAATCACGCCCTCCTCGAGATCCAGCCCTCACGAGCAGTCGAATCATCTCTCACCGATTTCTGCTGGACACGAAGTCCCCCACAACGCTGCCGAGAGCTCGTGGCTTCTCAACCGCTGGTCGACCTCGACTGTCTCTAGTCGTGCTTCGGCTGCACCTCACCGCGCGCCCGCTTCTCGATTCGGTAGTCGCTCCAGTATCGATGCGACGAGCCCCAGTAGCCGTTCTTCACCGTCATCCAAGCCATCGCCCCGGAAATTACAGAAGAATCGACGACCTAGCGCTTCATCCGTCAACGCCGACGTTTCCGTCCCTAAACCTCCAGAACAGAGCACTCAGCTACCGCAAGCGCTCCCGCCAATTGTCACTTTATCACCTTTAGAGCCTCCTGCGCTCAGCGAACTCCTCGCGGTCAAATCCAAAGGGACTGGCCCTGGTTCGCCTGAGCCTGGGCGATCGACCATCGCCCGCGAGAGTCAGTCCCTGATAAGCCCTGGAACGACCGACTCTCCAATCCAGTCTGTGACATTGACACCAGCAAGTGCGCGCTCCATGGCTTCATATAGACCCACCATGCCTTACGACCAGGACCACGAGGCATATGCGCCTCACCGAGGCCATTCTCGGAGCCGCTCCGGGAAGAGCAGCCATGATAAAGGACGTGGACCAAAGCCTCCGTCGCAGAAGGCAATGCTGTCCCGCGCTCTGCAAAAGGCCAACACTGCAGTTCAGCTAGATAATGCGCAGAATTTTGAAGGCGCCCGGGAGGCGTATGCGGAGGCTTGTGATCTTTTGCAGCAAGTGCTGCAGAAGACGACAGCAGATGAAGACAAACGAAAGCTTGAAGCTATT CGACGAACTTACACGAGTCGTATTGAAGAATTGGATCAAATGACTCCTTGGCAGCCAGAGGAGGAGTCCAAAGCCCTACCAGCTCGCCCCGAGAGCCTGGCACAGCACTCGGAATCGGAGTCTGTACTTAatcttgacgaggatgacgacaacgacgCGACGCTTTTCGAGACATCAACTATCACGAGAGTTATTAGAGATGACAGCCGCAGTCCTCAACCCCCATATCCAGCTTACTCACCACCCCAACAAGAGGATGGTGGATATAGAAGAAGGAGTATACAGAAGCCGAAGCCGATAGTGACCACCCTTACACCGGAACCTGGACTCCTTCAGTCTTCCTTCTCGCGGTCCCCTATCCGGCTCCGAACGCCTGACCATCTCCTTTTGCAAAGATCTGCAGACCCATACATGCCAGCTCCGTTGTCACCACGCCGCCCGCTGTCACCAGTCAAGCCGGAAGCGGACGAAATGGATGAGCCTATTCGATCTGATTTCTCCATGGCCCCAGATGCTCCAGTTAATCCTCCAGTCGCAAACGCGGTACCTCAAACTCATTTCCGGGACGACAGTTTGAACTCGTGGCTTGATCCTATCGATGAGTCTGGTGgctcaacctcttcctctgttCACTCTCGCACATCTTCGCTTGGTTTTAGGAGAAAGCACATCCGGGCTGTTAGCGGTGAAACTGAGGCCGAATTCGACACTGCACTGGACGCAGCCATTGAAGCGGCATATGACGACGGCTATGAGCCGATGAGCCCAATGGATTATGGACGACGAGTTTCAGCTGAAGCGAGCGAGGAAGCAGTAGTTAATGCCTTGCGCAAAGTTGAATTGGCGCGCCAGCGGGTTCgagagatggaggaagaagagtaCGGGATGGCCTTGGAGATGGGACGACGAgcacagcaacagcagcaacagcagcagcagcagcagcagcagcaatcgcTCCCCTCGGATAATCATGGTATGTCCCAGGATTTCTACGACGATAATTCATcagacgatgaagagaggATACTGGAAGAAATCACCCGCGACTATGGCCTTGGGCCGTATGTTGCAAGTCAGCGACAGCCATCAGTCCCTCGCGAATCCGATTCAAGCGGCGTCACCTCGCGCACATGGCATAGTTCACAGGGATCGAACCCTCCCACAGCAGCGACCTCATTGTCTACCGTTACGGAACTGCCACCGGCCTTCACAAATATCTCGCAGGCGCCTGCTGCACCGCCACCAACACAGTCGCTCCCTGAGTTGCCCCAACGGCCCGGCTCATCCGCCCAGAGTGTGCGGAATCGTCGCATGTCTGGACAGAATGCtaagcagctcaagatcgAGACCTCCAAACTGGTGGCTCCTCTCCAGAACCACCCCGAGGATCTGGCACAGGCTAAGTCTGCTCCTATGGATGGCCAGGAGTCACACTTTCCCGCTGATACGGGTATGAGGGTGACAAGCGCGCCTCATAGACCTTCATCGCCCCCCTTATTCGAGGCCAGTCCTACCGATGTGTCGGCAACCAAACCCACACCATCACCTTTCGGCCAACTGGGACAAGCTGAGGGAGATGAATCTGTCCCGGCACAGCATACTGGATCTCCATCTGCGACACGATTGAGGAAGAACTTTTCTTCGTCGAGTTTGAGAAGCATGAAGAGCCGCAACATGTCGGTCACTAACCTTGAAGAAGGCTCAGATATGTCTCCTGGGACCCCAGGAAGCAATCCTTTTGGCAGTCTTCATGCTCCCTCTGTGCCGGCACTCCCCACTCCCCTTACGACCACGTTCCGAGAACGATCAGACACCAATGCTGCTGGACTCTCTCTGTTTGACGATCACTTTTACTCCCCGACGAGCCCTGGATCACCGAACGAGCTATACCCGGACCCGCCTGTCCCTCTTGAGCCCTGCCCCACGGACTTTATGCTTCGGCCGTTCTGGTTGATGCGATGTCTCTATCAAACCCTGGCTCATCCACGGGGTGGCTATCTCAGTCACAAGCTCTTCGTACCAAGGGATGTGTGGCGAGTAAAGGGAGTCAAGCTCAAGAATATTGAGGAGAAGGTGGCAAACTGTGATTTCCTCACCGCTGCTCTGCTCAAGATCGAGAGGGTCGATACGTGCGATGCTGACGCAGTGCTCGAAGAAATGCAGTCTCTGGAGGGTATTCTAGAGCAGGTTCAGACTGCCTTGAGCCGCAAGCTAGGCAATGAGGTTGGCGTACAGAGCTCCGGAACCTTGTTCAAGGATGCGACGAATGGCGATGACAGCGCAGCACCTGGCGTGCCACGATCTTCCAGCGTTTCAGGGAAATCATCATTCTCTTGGCGGCGTCTTCGTTCCAAGAACTCTGCGGTTGGGCTTGGTGGCTCATACACAAGCCGCTTGGTGGCGACAGACACAGGCAAGGATGTGCCAAGCATCGCCAGCCTACCCATGACACCGAACCCAACGAGTCGCCCGGCTAAGAGGGATCTGACACAAGCACAATTTACGGGCCCGAATGCGATGTACATgagctcgctcgctcgcctcTTTGATGCGGCCCAGGCTATCG ATCAAATCGCAAGACAAGTAGAAGATCCTGGGTTGCGACACGCCGACAAGACGCAGGTTGGGCTTGAGTTGTGCACGCGACACGCTGCAGAGTTCTTTGGGTTCTACGTGTGCCGGTTTGTCCTGGCAGATCTGGGGTTGCTACTAGACAAGTTCATTAAGCGTGGTAGCGAATGGGTTCTCACATGA